From Methanobacterium congolense, one genomic window encodes:
- a CDS encoding endonuclease III domain-containing protein, with protein sequence MGRLEKYVVEPAKNPNPFRVLITTILSQRTRDENTEEAAATLFSVYKTPEEIANAPTEEIEKLIKKAGFFRVKAKRVKEISRIIHEDYDDVVPCDINELLGLPGVGRKTANCVIVYGFRKNAIPVDVHVHRISNRLGLVNTKNPDETEFELAKIVPECYWLDLNEKFVRFGQDICRPIGPKHEECPIADLCDFYKEIQKN encoded by the coding sequence ATGGGAAGACTTGAAAAATATGTTGTTGAACCTGCAAAAAATCCAAATCCATTTAGAGTGTTGATTACAACAATTTTATCCCAAAGAACACGTGATGAAAACACTGAAGAAGCTGCAGCTACCCTTTTTTCTGTTTATAAAACACCTGAAGAAATTGCAAATGCTCCAACTGAGGAAATTGAAAAATTAATTAAAAAAGCAGGTTTTTTTAGAGTTAAAGCAAAGCGAGTTAAGGAAATTTCAAGAATTATTCATGAAGACTATGATGATGTTGTTCCCTGTGATATAAATGAATTATTAGGTCTTCCAGGAGTTGGAAGGAAAACTGCAAACTGCGTTATAGTTTATGGATTTAGAAAGAATGCTATTCCTGTGGATGTGCATGTTCATCGAATTTCAAATCGTTTAGGGCTTGTTAATACCAAAAATCCTGATGAAACAGAATTTGAGCTTGCAAAAATTGTTCCTGAATGTTACTGGCTTGATTTAAATGAGAAATTTGTGCGTTTTGGGCAGGATATCTGCAGGCCAATTGGGCCAAAACATGAGGAATGTCCTATAGCTGATTTATGTGACTTTTATAAGGAAATTCAAAAGAATTAA